One Actinoplanes missouriensis 431 DNA segment encodes these proteins:
- a CDS encoding methylated-DNA--[protein]-cysteine S-methyltransferase, whose amino-acid sequence MFVVDSPIGPLGVVAEGDLVVGVRFGARPGPDAEHPAARELRAYFAGELTDFTVPVEMRGGSEFERAVWGEIAKIPYGEMITYGAIATALGDPGAARAVGTACNHNPIPVIVPCHRVVGAGGKMVGFGGGLDRKRRLLELEARVALTRSWG is encoded by the coding sequence ATGTTCGTCGTCGATTCACCGATCGGGCCGCTCGGCGTCGTCGCCGAGGGCGACCTCGTGGTGGGGGTGCGGTTCGGCGCGCGGCCCGGCCCGGATGCCGAGCATCCGGCGGCGCGGGAGCTCAGGGCCTACTTCGCCGGTGAGCTGACCGACTTCACGGTGCCGGTCGAGATGCGCGGCGGCTCGGAGTTCGAGCGGGCGGTCTGGGGCGAGATCGCCAAGATCCCCTATGGCGAGATGATCACTTATGGAGCGATCGCCACGGCGCTGGGTGATCCCGGGGCGGCCCGGGCGGTCGGCACGGCCTGCAACCACAACCCGATCCCGGTGATCGTGCCGTGTCATCGGGTGGTCGGCGCCGGCGGCAAGATGGTCGGCTTCGGTGGCGGCCTCGACCGCAAACGGCGGCTGCTGGAGCTGGAGGCGCGGGTGGCGCTGACCAGGTCATGGGGTTAG
- a CDS encoding inositol-3-phosphate synthase, giving the protein MGSVRVAIVGVGNCASSLVQGVEYYKNADPNDRVPGLMHVTFGDYHVSDVKFVAAFDVDAKKVGMDLSEAIVASENNTIKLTDVPPAGVTVQRGPTFDGLGTYYREIIEESSAEVVDVAQALRDAEVDVVVSYLPVGSEEADKFYAQAAIDAGCAFVNALPVFIASDPVWAQKFTDAGLPIVGDDIKSQVGATIVHRALAKLFEDRGVELLRTYQLNFGGNMDFMNMLERNRLVSKKISKTQSVTSQIPHEMVKSDVHIGPSDHVPWLDDRKWAYIRLEGRSFGDTPLNAELKLEVWDSPNSAGVIIDAVRAAKIAKDRGIGGPILSASSYFMKSPPVQYSDHDAHAAVEAFIKGDIER; this is encoded by the coding sequence ATGGGCTCCGTCCGCGTCGCCATCGTCGGTGTGGGTAACTGCGCCTCGTCCCTCGTGCAGGGCGTGGAGTACTACAAGAACGCCGACCCCAACGACCGCGTCCCGGGTCTCATGCACGTGACCTTCGGCGACTACCACGTATCCGACGTGAAGTTCGTCGCGGCGTTCGATGTGGACGCCAAGAAGGTCGGCATGGACCTGAGCGAAGCGATCGTCGCCAGCGAGAACAACACGATCAAGCTGACCGACGTCCCGCCGGCCGGCGTGACCGTGCAGCGTGGTCCGACCTTCGACGGTCTGGGCACCTACTACCGCGAGATCATCGAGGAGTCCTCGGCCGAGGTCGTCGATGTGGCGCAGGCTCTGCGTGACGCCGAGGTCGACGTGGTCGTCTCCTACCTCCCGGTGGGTTCCGAGGAGGCCGACAAGTTCTACGCCCAGGCCGCGATCGACGCCGGCTGCGCGTTCGTGAACGCCCTGCCGGTCTTCATCGCCTCCGACCCGGTCTGGGCGCAGAAGTTCACCGACGCCGGTCTGCCGATCGTCGGTGACGACATCAAGAGCCAGGTCGGCGCCACCATCGTGCACCGCGCGCTGGCGAAGCTCTTCGAAGACCGCGGTGTTGAGCTGCTGCGCACGTACCAGCTGAACTTCGGCGGCAACATGGACTTCATGAACATGCTGGAGCGCAACCGCCTGGTCTCCAAGAAGATCTCGAAGACCCAGTCGGTGACCTCCCAGATCCCGCACGAGATGGTCAAGAGCGACGTGCACATCGGCCCGTCGGACCACGTGCCGTGGCTGGACGACCGCAAGTGGGCGTACATCCGCCTCGAGGGCCGCTCCTTCGGCGACACCCCGCTCAACGCCGAGCTCAAGCTCGAGGTGTGGGACTCCCCGAACTCGGCCGGCGTGATCATCGACGCGGTCCGCGCCGCGAAGATCGCCAAGGACCGCGGCATCGGTGGCCCGATCCTCTCCGCGTCGTCCTACTTCATGAAGTCCCCGCCCGTGCAGTACAGCGACCACGACGCCCACGCGGCCGTCGAGGCCTTCATCAAGGGTGACATCGAGCGCTGA
- a CDS encoding WD40 repeat domain-containing protein — protein MIDDLLRSAVRDMADESYTPSGIASRAMAQGHRIRRARRTATVAAALAAVLAVTVPFVLLRDPSVRPRPLPAASPVIVHPTFDRAEVFRGPGGARLLGFSKSVDSFVLDAGNGYRQLPATDTNVLPSPDGRHVAVQRPGHESVQILDLRTGDYWKPPVPSQSFLVWSDDGSRLLLTQVDGYSIVEPATRWSVTHRLAAARLPCLGICPFTWSGGTTEVASPQVWTRGDDDTQINGLAIFDAKSGELLRELPIKGAPRDTNSWSADGRWVLVSESLRSLGQKRVVEVASRRESARFTAEWAGFLPDGTVLAQSGGVLTRYGTDGAVLEKAELPAELRGQNLTFGF, from the coding sequence ATGATCGACGACCTGTTGCGTTCCGCCGTCCGCGACATGGCGGACGAGTCCTACACCCCGTCCGGCATCGCGTCCCGGGCGATGGCGCAGGGTCACCGGATCCGCCGCGCCCGGCGCACCGCGACGGTGGCCGCCGCTCTCGCCGCGGTGCTGGCCGTGACCGTCCCGTTCGTGCTGCTCCGCGATCCCTCGGTCCGCCCGCGGCCGCTGCCGGCCGCCTCTCCGGTGATCGTCCACCCGACCTTCGACCGGGCAGAGGTGTTCCGCGGGCCCGGCGGCGCCCGGCTGCTCGGCTTCAGCAAGAGCGTCGACAGCTTCGTGCTGGACGCCGGGAACGGATACCGGCAGCTTCCCGCGACCGACACCAATGTCCTCCCGTCCCCGGACGGGCGTCACGTCGCGGTCCAGCGGCCGGGTCATGAGTCGGTCCAGATCCTCGACCTGCGGACCGGCGACTACTGGAAACCACCGGTGCCCAGCCAGTCCTTCCTGGTCTGGTCGGACGACGGCAGCCGGCTTCTGCTCACCCAGGTCGACGGGTACTCGATCGTCGAGCCGGCCACCCGCTGGTCCGTCACCCACCGGCTCGCCGCCGCGCGGCTGCCGTGCCTCGGCATCTGCCCGTTCACGTGGTCCGGCGGCACGACCGAGGTGGCGTCGCCGCAGGTCTGGACGCGCGGTGACGACGACACTCAGATCAACGGCCTGGCGATCTTCGACGCGAAGAGCGGCGAACTCCTCCGCGAACTGCCGATCAAAGGCGCGCCGCGCGACACGAACTCCTGGTCGGCGGACGGCAGGTGGGTGCTGGTCAGCGAGAGTCTCCGGTCCCTCGGGCAGAAGCGGGTCGTCGAGGTCGCGTCGCGCCGGGAGAGCGCCCGGTTCACCGCGGAGTGGGCCGGTTTCCTCCCGGACGGCACCGTGCTGGCCCAGAGCGGCGGCGTCCTGACCCGGTACGGCACCGACGGCGCCGTGCTGGAGAAGGCGGAGCTGCCGGCCGAGCTGCGCGGCCAGAACCTCACGTTCGGTTTCTGA
- a CDS encoding PadR family transcriptional regulator, whose translation MLELAILGLLQEAPMHGYELRKELATKLGTLRAAISYGTLYPTLKRLKLAGWISEAETNSDIIPPMTSKRGRVVYKITAEGKERFADLLTQTGPETYDDTGFGVHFTFFSRTDRATRLRILEGRRRRVEERREGLREVLARAADRLDAYTLELQRHGLDACEREVRWLEELITNERSGRAPSHSRLGSAGASSSEPTAKPAAGVETPPEPPRPHLDRP comes from the coding sequence TTGCTGGAGCTGGCGATCCTCGGTCTCCTGCAGGAGGCGCCGATGCACGGTTACGAGCTCCGCAAGGAACTCGCCACCAAGCTCGGCACGCTTCGCGCCGCGATCAGTTACGGCACGCTGTACCCGACACTGAAGCGGCTCAAGCTGGCCGGCTGGATCAGTGAAGCCGAGACGAACAGCGACATCATTCCCCCGATGACCAGCAAACGGGGGCGGGTTGTCTACAAGATCACGGCCGAAGGCAAGGAACGTTTCGCGGATCTGCTGACCCAGACCGGTCCGGAGACGTATGACGACACCGGCTTCGGCGTTCACTTCACGTTCTTCTCGCGTACCGACCGGGCGACCCGGCTGCGGATCCTGGAAGGCCGCCGGCGCCGCGTCGAGGAGCGGCGCGAGGGTTTACGTGAAGTTCTCGCCCGGGCTGCCGATCGTCTGGACGCATACACCCTTGAACTCCAGCGTCACGGGCTCGACGCGTGCGAACGCGAGGTCCGCTGGCTGGAAGAGCTGATCACCAACGAACGCTCGGGCAGAGCACCCAGCCACAGCCGTCTTGGCTCGGCCGGAGCGTCAAGCAGTGAGCCGACCGCCAAACCGGCGGCCGGCGTGGAAACACCCCCGGAACCACCGCGTCCGCACCTGGACCGGCCGTGA
- a CDS encoding SigE family RNA polymerase sigma factor, whose protein sequence is MKQPLEDEFTAFVAERGQALLRIAHAMTGDREAAQDLVQGALAKAYSHWPRIHGDAEAYVRKILYNDRVSAWRKAGNRNEVSVADVPERMSAARHDDDVAERLALREALLSLPARQRAVLVMRYLEDRSVEETAEALGCRPGTVVSQASRALAKLRDLVGRVTPLEASR, encoded by the coding sequence GTGAAGCAGCCGCTCGAAGACGAGTTCACCGCGTTCGTCGCGGAACGAGGGCAGGCGTTGCTCCGGATCGCGCACGCTATGACAGGGGATCGGGAAGCCGCGCAGGACCTGGTGCAGGGAGCGCTGGCGAAGGCGTACTCGCACTGGCCGCGAATACACGGGGACGCGGAGGCGTACGTCCGCAAGATCTTGTACAACGACCGGGTCTCGGCCTGGCGCAAAGCCGGCAACCGCAACGAGGTGTCCGTCGCGGACGTGCCGGAACGCATGTCCGCCGCCCGGCACGACGACGACGTCGCCGAGCGTCTCGCGCTGCGCGAGGCGCTGCTGTCGCTGCCCGCCCGCCAGCGCGCCGTGCTGGTGATGCGCTACCTGGAGGACCGGTCCGTCGAGGAGACCGCCGAGGCGCTCGGCTGCCGGCCGGGAACCGTGGTCAGCCAGGCGTCCCGGGCCCTCGCCAAGCTCCGTGATCTGGTCGGACGCGTGACCCCGCTGGAGGCATCCCGATGA
- a CDS encoding transglycosylase domain-containing protein produces the protein MGGPAGRASVGAASVGAASVGQARAAAAVPPAGGRASVARAAVRPVPATGGPGGPGGPGGPGGPSGPGGPGRGGRSKADKKHRRANILTAAAAVLVIMLGVGIVGGTYFFDDVDLPTPEAEAQMNVIYDVKGNVLAKDGSPRINIPYQNISEVMQNAVAAAEDKNFYKHNGIDMKGIARAAWNNFTGGDKQGASTITQQYARHVAELKEISYSRKLREAVIARKLESKYDKHQIMGMYLNYIDLGEGRYGAEAAANGYFNASVQKGAKNEINVYQAAVIASIIKQPYPTDTHQGYDPNYNPTDAKDRWEYTLKNMLEMGWMTQEQYDKRQYPKVNPINKGTSCKTCADGKPVGMIMRHVKFELNEMGISEDEYKKGGYQVTTTINPKIQAAAEAAGSRLSKTSPLYKRPKSYQSAVIGVDPDTGQVLGYYGGDDPNGTDYAGYMAGDGSGVLNYGGQSPGSTFKIYTLAAGLKEDISFKTTWDGSLTRPNGSKISNAGADPGEVCGGKIKYCDLETSTVKSYNFPFYWIADSIGREKVIAAARDAGIRYMWTDKGKMVDLTKTKAATWKSGGYFDNEVAFGQYRVVPLDHAQGVATIVNGGVRHDVHFIKTVKKRDSNTGKQTTVKSENLKGKQVFDAAQMSNLLGVMSEIPKAAKNRISDGRQSVAKSGTWEYKKGNGDTWFVGGIPQMAVTVWVGGAKDKVQLKESDGGKMFGSGTPAAIWEEFIETVVEELDWKKEEFPNRIETGNPDSEYANGQDPPPVIQEPVQDPNQSQTCQLLPALCPGGQNTGQNNTGQDNTGQNNGQNTGGTTGNTNGNGNNNGNGNGNGNGNG, from the coding sequence GTGGGCGGCCCAGCGGGCCGAGCCTCGGTCGGCGCCGCCTCAGTGGGCGCCGCCTCGGTGGGCCAGGCCCGTGCTGCGGCTGCCGTGCCGCCGGCCGGTGGCCGCGCCTCGGTGGCCCGTGCCGCGGTCCGGCCGGTCCCCGCGACCGGTGGGCCGGGTGGTCCCGGCGGACCGGGTGGCCCCGGCGGTCCCAGCGGCCCGGGTGGTCCCGGGCGCGGCGGCCGGAGCAAGGCGGACAAGAAGCACCGCCGTGCCAACATCCTGACCGCCGCGGCGGCCGTGCTGGTGATCATGCTCGGTGTCGGCATCGTCGGTGGCACCTACTTCTTCGATGACGTCGATCTGCCCACGCCGGAGGCGGAGGCGCAGATGAACGTCATCTACGACGTGAAGGGGAACGTGCTGGCGAAAGATGGCTCGCCGCGCATCAACATCCCCTACCAGAACATCAGCGAAGTGATGCAGAACGCCGTCGCCGCCGCTGAGGACAAGAACTTCTACAAGCACAACGGCATCGACATGAAGGGCATCGCCCGCGCCGCGTGGAACAACTTCACCGGCGGCGACAAGCAGGGCGCCTCGACGATCACCCAGCAGTACGCCCGGCACGTCGCTGAGCTCAAGGAGATCAGCTACAGCCGGAAACTGCGCGAGGCCGTGATCGCCCGCAAGCTCGAGTCGAAGTACGACAAGCACCAGATCATGGGCATGTACCTGAACTACATCGACCTCGGTGAGGGACGGTACGGCGCGGAGGCCGCAGCGAACGGCTACTTCAACGCGTCGGTCCAGAAGGGCGCGAAGAACGAGATCAACGTCTATCAGGCGGCGGTCATCGCTTCGATCATCAAGCAGCCCTACCCGACCGACACGCACCAGGGCTACGACCCGAACTACAACCCCACGGATGCCAAGGACCGCTGGGAGTACACGCTCAAGAACATGCTCGAGATGGGTTGGATGACCCAGGAGCAGTACGACAAGCGGCAGTACCCCAAGGTCAACCCGATCAACAAGGGCACCTCGTGCAAGACCTGTGCCGACGGCAAGCCGGTCGGCATGATCATGCGGCACGTGAAGTTCGAGCTGAACGAGATGGGCATCAGCGAGGACGAGTACAAGAAGGGTGGCTACCAGGTCACCACGACGATCAACCCGAAGATCCAGGCCGCGGCCGAGGCCGCCGGCTCGCGTCTGAGCAAGACGTCGCCTCTGTACAAGCGCCCGAAGAGCTACCAGTCCGCGGTGATCGGCGTCGACCCGGACACCGGTCAGGTGCTCGGCTACTACGGCGGTGACGACCCGAACGGCACCGACTACGCCGGTTACATGGCCGGTGACGGCAGCGGTGTTCTCAACTACGGCGGCCAGTCGCCGGGCTCGACGTTCAAGATCTACACCTTGGCCGCCGGTCTGAAGGAGGACATCTCCTTCAAGACGACCTGGGACGGTTCGCTCACGCGTCCGAACGGAAGCAAGATCAGCAACGCTGGTGCCGACCCGGGTGAGGTCTGTGGCGGCAAGATCAAGTATTGCGACCTGGAGACGTCGACGGTCAAGTCGTACAACTTCCCGTTCTACTGGATCGCCGACAGCATCGGCCGGGAGAAGGTCATCGCGGCCGCCCGGGACGCCGGCATCCGCTACATGTGGACCGACAAGGGCAAGATGGTCGACCTGACCAAGACCAAGGCCGCTACCTGGAAGAGCGGCGGATACTTCGACAACGAGGTCGCGTTCGGCCAGTACCGCGTCGTCCCGCTGGACCACGCGCAGGGCGTCGCCACCATCGTCAACGGCGGTGTCCGGCACGACGTGCACTTCATCAAGACGGTGAAGAAGCGCGACTCGAACACCGGCAAGCAGACGACGGTCAAGAGCGAGAACCTCAAGGGCAAGCAGGTCTTCGACGCCGCGCAGATGTCCAACCTGCTCGGTGTCATGTCGGAGATCCCGAAGGCCGCGAAGAACCGGATCTCGGACGGTCGCCAGTCGGTCGCCAAGTCCGGTACCTGGGAGTACAAGAAGGGTAACGGCGACACCTGGTTCGTCGGCGGCATCCCGCAGATGGCGGTGACCGTCTGGGTCGGTGGCGCGAAGGACAAGGTCCAGCTCAAGGAGTCCGACGGCGGCAAGATGTTCGGCTCCGGCACCCCGGCCGCGATCTGGGAGGAGTTCATCGAGACGGTGGTCGAGGAACTCGACTGGAAGAAGGAAGAGTTCCCGAACCGGATCGAGACGGGTAACCCCGACAGCGAGTACGCGAACGGTCAGGACCCGCCGCCGGTCATCCAGGAGCCGGTCCAGGACCCGAACCAGAGCCAGACCTGCCAGCTGCTCCCGGCCCTCTGCCCCGGTGGTCAGAACACCGGCCAGAACAACACCGGCCAGGACAACACCGGCCAGAACAACGGTCAGAACACGGGCGGGACGACGGGCAACACGAACGGCAACGGCAACAACAACGGAAACGGAAATGGCAACGGCAACGGCAACGGTTGA
- a CDS encoding SigE family RNA polymerase sigma factor, translated as MTQSIEAEFTAFVAARGPALVGIAYALTGSQQNAEDLVQAALAKAFARWTRISGDPEPYVRRIIYNDRVSFWRRQSRRPELLMADLPESGHPGAHDHDTTLRLALRQALLALPPRQRAVLVLRYLEDRSVEETAEVLGCRPGTVASQSARALAKLRAMVPELDEMNSAEALR; from the coding sequence GTGACTCAGTCGATCGAGGCGGAATTCACCGCGTTCGTCGCCGCGCGGGGACCGGCGCTCGTGGGCATCGCGTACGCGCTCACCGGCAGCCAGCAGAACGCCGAGGATCTCGTGCAGGCCGCGCTGGCGAAGGCGTTCGCCCGATGGACCCGGATCAGCGGCGATCCCGAGCCGTACGTGCGCCGGATCATCTACAACGACCGCGTCTCGTTCTGGCGCCGGCAGAGCCGCCGGCCGGAGCTGCTGATGGCCGACCTCCCGGAGTCCGGCCACCCCGGCGCGCACGATCACGACACCACTCTGCGCCTGGCGCTGCGGCAGGCCCTGCTCGCGCTGCCGCCCCGGCAACGGGCCGTCCTGGTGCTGCGCTATCTGGAGGACCGCTCGGTCGAGGAGACCGCGGAGGTGCTCGGCTGCCGGCCGGGCACGGTGGCGAGCCAGTCCGCCCGGGCGCTGGCCAAGCTGCGCGCGATGGTGCCCGAGCTCGACGAGATGAACTCCGCGGAGGCGCTGCGATGA
- a CDS encoding DUF5318 domain-containing protein gives MRTQRQVIDYSLQRRAVLRDVRSGRVTALEVCDASPYLRNAATYHGEPTDERCPICRRDNLTLVHYVYGEELKQSAGQARKLAELPVLAMTLREFQVFVVEVCRSCAWNHLIERYVLGRDGLPELDEDAPRASQSGEGRR, from the coding sequence ATGCGCACGCAGCGGCAGGTCATCGACTACTCGCTACAGAGGCGAGCAGTCCTGCGTGACGTGCGGAGCGGCCGGGTCACGGCGCTTGAGGTCTGTGACGCGTCTCCTTACTTGAGAAACGCGGCTACATACCACGGCGAGCCGACCGACGAACGATGCCCGATCTGCCGGCGGGACAACCTGACACTTGTGCACTACGTCTATGGCGAAGAGCTCAAGCAGTCCGCGGGGCAGGCTCGGAAACTCGCCGAGTTGCCGGTTCTGGCGATGACGCTCCGTGAGTTCCAGGTCTTCGTGGTCGAGGTGTGCCGCTCCTGCGCGTGGAACCACCTGATCGAGCGTTACGTGCTCGGCCGTGACGGCCTCCCCGAACTCGACGAGGACGCGCCACGCGCCTCACAGAGCGGGGAGGGGCGTCGGTGA